TTGGTGACGGTTACCACTTTTGTCGGTTTAAGCGTAAAATTATGGCGCAAATAATATTCTTTAACCGTTTCGGAACAGGCGATGGAAATGTTGTACCGGTTGCGCATTACAAGGTCCACCAATTTGAAGGGATGCCACTGTTTAAGCCACGGGTTGGCATTGTGGATGTGCGAAATCATAGGAATTCGACGCAGAAGAAACCTCGAGCTCATCCAGGCCAAAAGGGAGGCCCTGTGGTCGTGAGCGTGAATCAGATGAACATGCCTGTATTTCAGTATTCCTCGCAGGCGGAAGATGTTACTTGGTGTGGGAAAACGGACGTCCATTACCTCCACCGGATGGCCGTCGGCTTTGTAAACCTCACGCAGCGGGTCGCCGCCGCAGGTGATTATACTGTGAAACCGGCTGCTGTTCAGATGTCTGGTAATCAGTTGTACGATTCGTTCGGCGCCGCTGAGACGGTTGGTGGACAGCAGGTGCAGAATGTTGTATGGGGCCGTTTCCGTTTTCGATATGGGTCGGCATCTGAAAAACATCAGTATTGAACAAAACGCAATACTGAGAAGGAGACAAATCGCGCCCACTACGAGCGCGTAGAGCAGTGTTTGACGGCGCGCCGGGGCTTTGCTTTCAGCCGCAAGGGGTTGTTCAAGTTGCGCGACCATCATATGAAAATCGAGTTCGTTTGCTGTTTGTCTTCCCAGAACGGGTGCGTCAGCGACTTTGGCTTTGTAGGTTATCGGCGACTGTTTGCCGGTCGAGAAGATGGTCGGTAGCAGCCCGGAGGATGCTTGATTGCCTTTTTCATTAATTTTCAGGTTCATTTTCGTCTTGCTTGAAGACGATAAGTGCAGAACGATAATCAGTCCCAGCACTATACAGAAAAGAGTCACTAGGGTAACCTTGTGCTTTTTTAGCACCGATGAAGCCGCTTTTATCATTTTAACCATCTGAGTCTCCCTTGCATACGGTCGTATAGCCGCAGGGATGACTCCGGTGCCACTTCCAGGCGGTACCGATAATGTTTTCCAGCGTTTTATACTCCGGATCCCAGCCCAGCTCTTGTTTTATCTTCTTTGAACTGGCCACCAATATCGCGGGGTCACCTGCACGCCGCGGGACGATTTCATATTTGATGCTTTTACCTGTGATTTTGGTTGCGGTGTTAAGCACTTCGAGAACGCTGAATCCTTCCTCGCTGCCGAGGTTGAAAACAGTGCTCCGCAGGCCGTGCAGG
This window of the Bacillota bacterium genome carries:
- a CDS encoding glycosyltransferase family 4 protein, with amino-acid sequence MVKMIKAASSVLKKHKVTLVTLFCIVLGLIIVLHLSSSSKTKMNLKINEKGNQASSGLLPTIFSTGKQSPITYKAKVADAPVLGRQTANELDFHMMVAQLEQPLAAESKAPARRQTLLYALVVGAICLLLSIAFCSILMFFRCRPISKTETAPYNILHLLSTNRLSGAERIVQLITRHLNSSRFHSIITCGGDPLREVYKADGHPVEVMDVRFPTPSNIFRLRGILKYRHVHLIHAHDHRASLLAWMSSRFLLRRIPMISHIHNANPWLKQWHPFKLVDLVMRNRYNISIACSETVKEYYLRHNFTLKPTKVVTVTNGIEINDYGKVNRDAVAQNTGLPTQRFVFGTVGRLDEQKGIDLLLHAFREVANRLENVSLVIVGTGPDEQVLKKTARQLGINEHVVFTGYREDVHELMQVMDVFVLASRWEGLPMVLMEAMALGIPVIASDVGGVRELVRPGETGLLVAAKDTADLAAKMCYLYRDRELAAELARAGAALVCENHNMARQVQKIEDIYNILLSRKSSRKSAFLHS